The Penicillium digitatum chromosome 6, complete sequence genome has a window encoding:
- a CDS encoding Phosphoinositide-specific phospholipase C, putative — translation MEKVEALVDRAKQIYTTVNTRAPTTNYFLQEVQHDTTVATSPEPVADILASLDAFRAYMKDANSSAMALEEALDLSAPISDYFISSSHNTYLTGNQLYGDAAASAYTSVLLRGCRSVEIDVWDGESDTANSSDSDSRDSETEEGSSSGSKLKEKAKAKKSSNEKHAKGQKESVASKLEAKLSGVLRRKSVKSPKRPLDAETATSHMPAPIEPRVLHGHTLTKGTTFREICYAIRDSAFVASDLPLVISLEVHASLEQQQTMVDIMLEAWKGLLVEAHPEGGNLPSLVELKKKILIKSKCVPFVDEDEKIEGEALTPQQSDDTSSGQQPLKPAKILDALAKMAVYTRAYHFSHFDQPEARIPFHVFSLSERAAREAHANHRDALFEHNRTSMMRIYPYAFRVTSSNFDPTFYWRRGAQLVALNWQNLDKGMMLNHGMFVGSRGWRLKPSGYRSSKNTPTDVIDRRSLTLSIEIFAAQHLSLPPGNHSERGFKPYVNCQLHVEEPEGDVTSDQDDASSDTEKSSYRRCTKSSSGRNPDFKGQKLQFPTVAGIVEELSFLRIKIKDDEIGRDSLAAWACIRIDRLREGYRLIHLHECAGEKAGGILLVNIVKQVS, via the exons ATGGAGAAAGTCGAAGCTCTCGTGGACCGTGCCAAACA GATCTACACGACTGTAAATACGCGTGCTCCAACTACAAACTATTTCCTCCAAGAAGTGCAGCATGACACTACCGTCGCAACTTCTCCCGAGCCTGTCGCCGACATTTTGGcttctcttgatgcgtttcGTGCCTACATGAAAGATGCGAATTCGTCTGCGATGGCACTTGAAGAAGCTTTGGATCTTTCCGCCCCGATTTCAGATTACTTCATCTCGTCGAGCCACAACACCTATTTGACGGGTAATCAGCTCTACGGAGACGCTGCTGCTAGCGCCTATACATCT GTCCTCCTCCGCGGCTGCAGGTCGGTCGAGATTGATGTCTGGGATGGAGAATCCGACACCGCAAACTCCAGCGACAGCGACAGCCGTGATTCCGAGACTGAAGAAGGGAGCAGTTCTGGGAGCAAGTTAAAAGAAAAGGCGAAGGCCAAGAAAAGTAGCAACGAGAAACACGCCAAAGGACAGAAAGAATCAGTCGCGTCCAAGTTGGAAGCCAAACTTAGTGGCGTACTTCGTCGCAAATCTGTCAAGTCGCCCAAGCGACCACTCGATGCAGAGACTGCAACGAGCCATATGCCTGCCCCCATTGAGCCTCGTGTTCTGCATGGTCACACCCTGACCAAGGGAACCACATTCCGTGAAATCTGCTATGCAATCCGGGACAGTGCCTTTGTTGCCAGTGATCTCCCACTGGTCATCAGTCTTGAGGTACATGCGTCTCTTGAGCAGCAACAGACAATGGTGGATATCATGCTGGAGGCGTGGAAAGGATTGCTCGTGGAGGCTCATCCGGAGGGTGGGAATCTTCCCTCGCTGGtggaattgaaaaaaaaaattttgatTAAAAGCAAATGTGTTCCATTCGTTGACGAGGACGAGAAAATCGAAGGAGAGGCGCTGACGCCGCAACAATCCGATGATACGTCCTCGGGGCAGCAGCCGCTGAAGCCAGCCAAGATTCTTGACGCTCTGGCCAAGATGGCTGTCTATACTCGCGCGTATCACTTCAGTCATTTTGATCAACCGG AGGCCAGAATTCCTTTCCATGTGTTCTCGCTCTCCGAGAGAGCAGCGCGAGAAGCCCATGCCAACCACCGCGACGCCTTGTTCGAGCACAATCGAACATCGATGATGCGTATCTACCCGTACGCATTCCGAGTCACCTCGTCGAACTTCGATCCGACATTCTACTGGCGGCGTGGCGCTCAGCTAGTAGCATTGAACTGGCAGAACCTTGATAAGGGCATGATGCTCAATCATGGAATGTTTGTCGGAAGCCGCGGCTGGCGATTGAAGCCCTCCGGGTACCGAAGCAGCAAAAATACTCCGACGGATGTTATCGACCGTCGTAGCTTAACACTCTCTATCGAGATTTTCGCCGCGCAACATCTCTCTCTGCCGCCGGGCAATCACAGCGAGAGGGGATTTAAACCCTATGTGAACTGCCAGCTGCACGTCGAAGAACCGGAAGGCGATGTTACCTCGGACCAGGACGACGCGAGTTCCGACACAGAGAAAAGTAGCTACAGGCGGTGCACGAAGAGTTCTTCAGGTCGTAACCCGGACTTCAAGGGTCAGAAGTTGCAATTCCCGACCGTGGCGGGGATAGTTGAGGAGCTGAGCTTCCTACG AATCAAGATCAAGGACGATGAGATCGGTCGGGACTCGTTAGCTGCGTGGGCTTGCATCCGAATTGACCGACTGCGGGAAGGCTATCGATTGATTCACCTCCATGAATGCGCCGGCGAAAAGGCTGGGGGAATCTTGCTGGTTAATATTGTAAAACAGGTCTCTTAA
- a CDS encoding Glutathione S-transferase, C-terminal: protein MFHRGKNDNMPWMRKSQGDPPAVEASTLKRYKFYIHQTMTESKIHFFDLLSDLPGPSKSWSPFTLRTRMVLNFKGIPYTQSWISYPDIEPFLKAQGVTPDGVLMDSESIATYIDKVYPSPPLFPSGDASYSLLVAVLNIIDKIAPFYKPLIIPNVPSGLDERGREYFIRTRSAAFGKPLLEVKPTDEAELLALWQLIEEVAEPLVVMLKGKNGKKGPFLEGERAGYADVVLAALLAWFQRFGPDTFKKILDLGNGEFKAFYEACLPWLEGQGEEKDWPISQ, encoded by the exons ATGTTCCATCGAGGTAAAAATGACAATATGCCGTGGATGAGAAAATCCCAGGGTGACCC CCCCGCGGTCGAAG CTTCAACTCTTAAGAGATACAAATTCTACATCCATCAAACTATGACTGAATCCAAGATTCATTTCTTCGATCTCCTCTCAGACCTACCTG GACCTTCCAAGTCATGGTCTCCCTTCACTTTGCGGACCAGAATGGTCCTTAACTTCAAGGGGATCCCCTACACCCAAAGCTGGATATCATACCCCGATATTGAACCTTTCCTCAAGGCTCAGGGTGTCACACCTG ACGGGGTGCTCATGGATTCTGAGTCGATTGCCACGTACATCGACAAGGTGTACCCATCGCCACCGCTATTCCCCTCCGGCGACGCAAGCTACTCGCTCTTAGTCGCCGTGCTGAATATTATAGACAAGATCGCACCATTTTACAAGCCACTGATAATTCCGAACGTTCCGTCGGGACTGGATGAACGTGGACGGGAGTACTTTATCCGGACGCGGTCTGCGGCTTTCGGGAAGCCGCTTTTGGAGGTCAAGCCAACGGACGAGGCAGAGTTGCTTGCTCTGTGGCAGCTTATCGAGGAGGTGGCGGAACCGCTCGTTGTAATGTTGAAGGGCAAGAATGGGAAGAAGGGACCGTTTTTGGAGGGTGAGAGGGCTGGCTATGCGGACGTTGTTCTCGCTGCGCTTTTGGCTTGGTTCCAGCGCTTTGGCCCGGACACCTTTAAGAAGATACTTGATCTGGGGAATGGGGAGTTCAAAGCGTTTTATGAAGCTTGTTTGCCCTGGCTTGAAGGGCAGGGCGAGGAGAAGGACTGGCCGATTTCCCAGTGA
- a CDS encoding mitochondrial 54S ribosomal protein mL54 — MICKSCRTTMLFRFNQQPVIRTASACARQLPLVRSQFRSYSSDNNPPVAATPSPPSPRQPTVGDLTTPSAISSATPGDSQPLTTPEGVHADSNAGAPTKPTAVRPPSSCPAGTKLNGLNYFKNKPDVFAKEDSEYPDWLWNLLGDSTKDAKTKQGGVDPSTLNKKQRKRYEKKLAARTGPLAAKIPAHHHAHDITPAPYNRDAPSADAMADATEGFEQRSEIIKSARDARRKAIKESNFLRGL, encoded by the exons ATGATCTGCAAAAGCTGCCGCACGACGATGCTGTTTCGATTCAACCAGCAGCCAGTGATCCGGACGGCTTCAGCATGCGCACGCCAGCTGCCTCTGGTCCGCAGTCAATTCCGTTCATACAGCAGTGACAACAACCCTCCTGTGGCTGCTACTCCTTCTCCGCCCTCCCCCCGCCAACCCACGGTCGGTGACCTCACAACCCCGTCCGCTATCTCTTCCGCCACCCCCGGCGATTCTCAGCCTTTGACCACCCCCGAAGGTGTCCACGCAGATTCCAACGCCGGGGCCCCCACAAAACCTACTGCCGTGCGCCCACCGAGCAGCTGTCCGGCCGGGACCAAATTGAACGGACTCAACTACTTTAAGAACAAGCCGGATGTCTTCGCCAAAGAGGATTCTGAGTACCCAGATTGGCTATGGAACCTCTTGGGGGATTCTACCAAGGACGCAAAGACAAAGCAGGGCGGTGTTGACCCAAGCA CCTTGAACAAGAAGCAACGAAAGCGTTATGAAAAGAAGCTGGCCGCCCGTACTGGCCCCCTCGCCGCTAAAATTCCCGCTCACCACCACGCTCATGACATCACCCCCGCACCCTACAACCGCGACGCACCTTCAGCGGATGCTATGGCCGACGCCACCGAAGGCTTCGAGCAGCGCTCGGAGATTATCAAGAGCGCACGCGATGCCAGACGGAAGGCCATCAAGGAGTCCAATTTCCTGCGTGGTCTCTAA
- a CDS encoding UDP-glucose 4-epimerase, putative, translated as MIEPTSFASSRANSPQRSDAGSPVESPIALDTPATEAGDPFDNLPDLLRGLPLQSHILVTGGLGFIGSHTTLELLKANYNVIVIDNLSNAFENVFDRIGLLAKKHHEANGTKMPSLRLHAHDYRDTKTLQPLLEEYRLPSQWGAPKSRIAGVIHFAAYKAVEESIRMPLKYYSNNVSGLVDFATTLGAFGIKTFIFSSSATVYGTLATSGLPLKEELCVHKEELYIDHEGSQQSIQPGCTGITNPYGRTKWMCETILADLATSDPEWTIVALRYFNPVGCDSSGLLGEDPRQAPTNLLPVVVKVMTGQYSELAMFGTDWETEDGTAVRDFIHVSDLARGHIAALSSANRGKLTENFRTFNLGTGKGNSVMDVVTTMESVIEKPIPRRAAPRRQGDVGACVAVVDRSTEELQWKTEKSLKDACQDICNFLDVSGLSSERPQTVGPMS; from the coding sequence ATGATTGAGCCAACATCTTTTGCCTCCTCGAGAGCGAACAGCCCCCAGAGGTCCGATGCAGGCAGCCCTGTGGAATCTCCTATTGCCCTGGACACACCCGCAACGGAGGCTGGAGACCCATTCGACAATCTCCCTGACTTGTTGCGCGGGCTCCCTTTGCAAAGCCACATTCTTGTCACTGGTGGACTCGGCTTTATCGGCAGTCACACCACGCTTGAGCTGCTCAAGGCCAACTACAACGTCATTGTGATCGACAATCTTAGCAATGCATTCGAAAACGTTTTCGACCGCATCGGCCTTTTGGCCAAAAAGCATCATGAGGCCAATGGCACGAAAATGCCATCTCTGCGGTTGCACGCACACGACTATCGCGACACCAAAACCCTTCAGCCGCTGCTCGAAGAGTACCGACTCCCGTCTCAGTGGGGAGCTCCCAAGTCGAGAATCGCCGGAGTCATCCACTTTGCAGCGTATAAAGCTGTAGAGGAGAGCATTCGGATGCCACTGAAGTATTACTCAAATAACGTCAGTGGGCTTGTCGACTTCGCCACAACACTTGGAGCCTTCGGCATCAAGACCTTTATCTTCTCGTCGTCCGCCACCGTATATGGAACCCTTGCAACCTCTGGGCTTCCATTGAAAGAGGAACTCTGTGTTCACAAGGAAGAGTTGTACATAGATCATGAAGGCTCACAACAATCTATCCAACCTGGATGCACTGGTATCACAAACCCGTACGGTCGCACAAAATGGATGTGTGAAACCATCCTGGCGGACTTGGCCACATCAGACCCCGAATGGACCATTGTTGCACTCCGCTATTTCAACCCCGTTGGCTGTGATTCTTCCGGTCTTTTGGGCGAAGACCCAAGACAGGCACCAACAAACCTGCTTCCTGTCGTTGTCAAAGTCATGACCGGTCAGTACTCTGAACTAGCGATGTTTGGTACAGATTGGGAAACTGAGGATGGGACTGCTGTCCGTGACTTCATCCACGTGAGTGATTTGGCTCGTGGGCATATTGCCGCGCTCAGTTCGGCCAACAGGGGCAAACTAACAGAGAACTTCCGCACATTCAATCTCGGAACTGGAAAGGGAAATTCCGTAATGGATGTGGTCACCACCATGGAGTCTGTTATTGAGAAGCCCATTCCTCGACGTGCCGCGCCACGTCGTCAGGGTGATGTTGGAGCCTGTGTTGCGGTCGTCGACCGATCGACAGAAGAGCTTCAGTGGAAGACAGAAAAGAGCCTGAAGGATGCGTGTCAGGACATCTGCAACTTCTTGGATGTCAGTGGTCTGTCTTCAGAGCGTCCTCAGACTGTTGGTCCGATGTCATAG
- a CDS encoding Cell surface spherulin 4-like protein, putative has translation MSDPEKHVSKRTCLKSKRSRFLAIVLLIVIIAAVIPSVVVTTLRKKNNMGPKAKVFVPLYVYPAPEAWAPLENVISTHPEVNFTVVINPGNGPGPDSLPDGNYTREIPKLNAYANVRLLGYVYTSYGKRDVSAVREDIQTYADWPTNSSNPNLAVRGIFFDETPQQYDAQTMTYLQGLKDFVKDRQDLGPDRFVVHNPGAIPDSRYLATADSTVVFEAAYTTFQERHGAKLFTNIADSNRTQLCAIVHSVPEAVEGNALRSLVKQVRKVADEVYITHLSTDYYASFGSRWIEFVNLMAE, from the exons ATGTCGGACCCCGAAAAACACGTGAGCAAGCGGACATGTCTTAAGTCGAAGCGTTCTCGTTTCTTAGCAATTGTGCTTCTAATTGTGATCATTGCGGCCGTTATTCCCTCCGTTGTCGTCACTACTCTCCGCAAGAAGAATAACATGGGTCCGAAAGCGAAGGTCTTCGTTCCACTCTACGTATACCCTGCTCCCGAGGCGTGGGCTCCGCTGGAAAATGT GATATCTACCCACCCCGAGGTCAACTTTACCGTCGTAATAAATCCGGGAAATGGTCCAGGGCCCGACTCTCTCCCGGATGGCAATTACACCCGTGAGATACCAAAGCTCAATGCTTATGCAAATGTGCGGCTGTTGGGTTATGTGTATACCTCATATGGAAAGCGCGACGTTTCTGCGGTTCGCGAGGATATCCAAACTTATGCCGACTGGCCGACTAATTCCTCCAACCCCAATCTGGCAGTTCGAGGAATTTTCTTCGATGAAACACCTCAGCAATACGATGCTCAAACCATGACGTATCTGCAAGGGTTGAAAGACTTTGTCAAGGACCGTCAGGATCTTGGCCCTGATCGATTT GTTGTCCATAATCCCGGCGCTATACCCGATTCTCGGTACTTGGCAACCGCAGATTCAACCGTTGTTTTCGAAGCCGCCTACACTACTTTCCAGGAACGGCATGGCGCCAAGCTATTTACCAATATCGCGGACAGCAATCGTACTCAACTTTGCGCTATCGTTCACTCTGTACCTGAAGCTGTCGAGGGCAATGCCCTTCGCAGCTTGGTTAAGCAGGTGCGCAAGGTTGCGGATGAGGTGTACATCACCCATCTCAGCACAGACTATTATGCCTCCTTTGGGTCCAGGTGGATTGAGTTCGTCAACCTGATGGCAGAGTAG